The following coding sequences are from one Diabrotica virgifera virgifera chromosome 2, PGI_DIABVI_V3a window:
- the LOC126879960 gene encoding peptidyl-prolyl cis-trans isomerase NIMA-interacting 4: MPPKKGGAKPAKAGKSDESGDKGKEKKGGNSVKVRHILCEKQGKCLEALEKLKAGQKFPEVAAAYSEDKARSGGDLGWMIRGSMVGPFQDAAFALPISSVNSPVYTDPPIKTKFGYHIIMVEGKK, encoded by the exons ATGCCCCCTAAGAAAGGGGGAGCAAAACCTGCTAAAGCGGGAAAAAGTGATGAATCCGGCGATAAAG GAAAAGAAAAAAAAGGGGGCAACTCCGTTAAAGTGAGACACATATTATGTGAGAAACAAGGTAAATGTCTGGAAGCTTTAGAAAAACTGAAAGCTGGTCAAAAGTTTCCAGAAGTTGCAGCTGCCTATAGCGAAGACAAAGCTAGATCAGGAGGAGACTTAG gttGGATGATCAGAGGCTCAATGGTTGGACCCTTCCAAGATGCTGCATTTGCCTTACCTATTTCATCTGTTAACAGTCCTGTATATACAGATCCTCCGATTAAGACTAAATTTGGTTATCATATTATAATGGTAGaaggaaaaaaataa